A segment of the Neisseria chenwenguii genome:
GGCAAGTTCGGGTGACAATGCGGCGGCCTCGCGTAAATCGCGCAAATTGTTTTCATTGGCCGATGCCGGCGTGAAATCCCTCAACGTCGCCCATACCGACACAAATAAAGCATTGGGCAACGGCAACACCCTCGCCCAAGACGGCAGCTATACCAAAGCCGACGGCACTACCGCGCAAATGGGCGATTTGCTCCTTGCCGCAGACCATCTCCACAGCCGCTATGCCGATTCCGTTACCCTGACCAAAGAACAGGCGCGCGCCGCCAATCTCCAAGGCATCGGCAGACTGCGTGATTTGCGTGAAGCCGCAGCCCTCTCGCCTGAATTAGCCGAGGCATTGAAAGCCTACAGCGCGGCGGAAACCAAAGCGGAGCAGCAGGAATTGTTGAACAGCCTGATTAACAAATGGGCGGAAACCGACCCCGCCTACGGCACGGGCGTGCAGTTTTTGCCGCCGATGATCCGAACCGTAAGCGAAGGTATGGGATTGACGTCGATGCGGGAGAAAGACCATGGCCAAGCTGCTTGAGGCCGTCTGAAAAAAGTTCAGACGGCATTCTTAATTTGAACGGATGTAGCGCAAAGTAATCAGAATACCCACTTAGACATATTTAGATCCGCTTGTCTTATTCTTAAAATGCTAAGTGACTTTTCAGATAGAATCTGCCGGCTTGTAAAGCTGTTACTAAATTATGTTGGCAGGAGCGGAACAGTCCAGCAAAACGGCAGACTGCTTACTGAAAGATCAGATGTTTTCAGATGCAGATAGTAAAGCCGATAGAACGCGTGCACGCAGAGGTGTGCACGTTATACATGGATTTTAGGTTTCATGCAGGCTGTGGCTTGCTGATAGCATTACAGTAAAAGAACTATTATACTCAACTAACTTTATAAGATATTCATTACATATTTAGGAATTTTCCTTATGCTTAACTATCTAGTTGCTTATTCAAGTTTTTTATTAAAGCTTTCGGCTATTTTATTCTTCCTACTCATACCTTTTTATTTAACATATACAAGAAACCTAAGAAGCTCCATTAAGGAGGAAATAGGTATATACCCAAGCATCAAATCTGCCATTCTTTGGGAACGGGTACGAGAAGACCGAAAATTCAATAAACAAGCAAAAAAGGCCTATTTGGTTGGTTGGCTGATGAGAGTTTTCTTTTTCATTCTTTGGCTTGTTGCAATAACACAAATTATAAAAAATGACATTCAGTAATTGATAAACCCTACACTAAAAGGATATTTATATGACAAACTCTCAAAACATTTTAAAAAACGCCTCTTCTGCAGATGCGTTAGCAAATTCGATTTCTACATATGCAAAAGAAGGTGGAGATGTGAATGCAACTGCAGCACTCGTTTCTGCAGCTGCATTACTTCCTGGCTCCACAGGGCTTTCTTCCTCATTAGCTGCAGTTGCTACATCTGTCACACAAATTTCTCAGAAAGCTACTTCCAATAAAGCTATTACTGCCTCCGATGCATTAAGTCTCTTAGGTTCAGTAGTCTCTGTTGTAGCAGATGGAATAGAAACGATTTCAGAAATGACTATGGCAACAGGGGTAGGAGCTCCTGCCGGAGCTGCTGGACATACAATAGGATCTGGATTGGGGGTAACAGCAGCTGGAATATCTGCGACTGCTGCCACTATGGCAAACACAGGAATTGATGTTAGTTTATATAACCCTACAGGAGATAAATCAGCCCCTCCAAGCGTTTCAGAAGTGGCTCAAAAAGCAAAAGATATATTATCAAATAATTTGGAGAACATAAAAAATTTTGATAAAAAAGTTTCTGAAAACATTGAAAATATAAATAAAGAAGTAGATGCATCTCTAGAGAAAGTAGCAGAAACACTCCAAACTAGTAAAGAATCTTTAAAAGATGTTTTAAGTAATGCGCTTGATAAAGCCGCCGAGGGTATTGACTCACTAAGAGACTGGCTTTCAGATGCCTTTCAAAACTTTGCTCAACAACTCCCCGACCTGCCGTCTGAAAAAGAATGGTACATCGACGACGGCAAGCAATGCCTTGCTCCGTGGGCAGACCAAAACCGCGACGGCAAATACCACGTCTACGACCCGTTGGTTCTCGACCTTGACGGCGACGGCATCGAAACCGTCGGCACTTCAGGTTACGCAGGCGCTTTATTTGACCACGATAAAGACGGCATCCGCACGTCAACAGGCTGGGTTTCCGCCGACGACGGCCTGCTCGTCGTCGATTTGAACGGCGACGGCAAGGTCAACAACGGCGGCGAACTGTTCGGCGACAGCTATGCTTTGAAAGACGGTAACACCGCTGCCAACGGCTTTGCTGCGCTGGCCGAATTCGATACCAATTCAGACGGCATTGTCGATGCAAACGATGAGCGCTTTAAGGAATTGAAAATTTGGCGTGATTTGGATTCGGACGGCATCAGCGATGCGGGTGAGCTGTTTTCATTGGCCGATGCCGGCGTGAAATCCCTCAACGTCGCCCATACCGACACAAATAAAGCATTGGGCAACGGCAACACCCTCGCCCAAGATGGCAGCTATACCAAAGCCGACGGCACTACCGCGCAAATGGGCGATTTGCTCCTTGCCGCAGACCATCTCCACAGCCGCTATGCCGATTCCGTTACCCTGACCAAAGAACAGGCGCGCGCCGCCAATCTCCAAGGCATCGGCAGACTGCGTGATTTGCGTGAAGCCGCAGCCCTCTCGCCTGAATTAGCCGAGGCATTGAAAGCCTACAGCGCGGCGGAAACCAAAGCGGAGCAGCAGGAATTGTTGAACAGCCTGATTAACAAATGGGCGGAAACCGACCCCGCCTACGGCACGGGCGTGCAGTTTTTGCCGCCGATGATTAAGACGGCAGGAGAAGACACGGCATTGACGCGGTCGCAGGAGAAAAACTACCGTCAAGCAGCTTGAGGTCGTCTGAAAAGTTAGGTTTGCCAAGCTAAGCTATGCGTGGATTTTGGGCTACGGCTTGCTAAAGGAGGACTGAAGATTATTTTTAAATGTCTGTTTTTACAATTAAGAGCAAATTATTTTTTCTGGTTATTACTTAAGGATAGATGTTTTGAGTAAATATAAATATTTGGATTATATAAGTTATTTTTTGATTTTTATATTGTTTTTAATCGTGTTATTTTTACTATCAATTAATACAAGTTTTTCTAAGCTGGTTATCATGTTGCAACCTTTTTTCTGGTTAATGATGTTTTACTTTTCTATGGTTTTTTATTATTTTTGGTATATGGAAGATAGGGGATTTGAAATAGATGAAGATATAAAAGGTAGTATTTCTAGGAGAAAAAATTTATATAGAAATTGTGGTATTTTTTTTGGTATTTCGCTATTTATTTCAATGTTATTAGATTAGTTTAATAGTTTATTTTAAGGAGTTTTAAATGAGTGCAAGTAAAGTGGTTGAATATGGTGCGGTATTGGTAACAGCGGCAGATTCTTCATCATCAATTGTAAAAGATTCAAGTCCAATTAATGTTTTAAGTAATAGTGGGCAAGCTATTAGTGCTACTGTATCTCTTACGGGGCCTGCGGGGACAATAGCTACTGCTCCTGCGGCTTTAACTTTAACAACTGCAAAAATTATCATAGATGCTAAGAATGGAAACGAAATTAGTTCTGGAGACGTATTATCAGTAACGGGGAATACAGTTGCAATTATTGGTGCTGTTGGAGTCGCACTGGGAGCACCAGTAGCAATACTAGCTTTAGCAATTGGTACAGCAATTAATATGCTTGGCGTTGCTATTAATCAAGGATGGTTTGAAAAAGCTTTTGATACTTGGAAAGAACAAATTAACCGAGATGGCAAATACTACGTTTATGACCCTTTAGTACTAGACCTCGACGGCGACGGAATCGAAACCGTCGGCACTTCAGGCTACGCAGGCGTTTTATTTGACCACGATAAAGACGGCATCCGCACGTCAACAGGCTGGGTTTCCGCCGACGACGGCCTGCTCGTCGTCGATTTGAACGGCGACGGCAAGGTCAACAACGGCGGCGAACTCTTTGGCGACAGCTATGTTTTGAAAGACGGTAACACCGCCGCCAACGGCTTTGCCGCGCTGGCCGAATTCGATACCAATTCAGACGGCATTATCGATGCAAACGATGAGCGCTTTAAGGAATTGAAAATTTGGCGTGATTTGGATTCGGACGGCATCAGCGATGCGGGTGAGCTGTTTTCATTGGCCGATGCCGGCGTGAAATCCCTCAACGTCGCCCATACCGACACAAATAAAGCATTGGGCAACGGCAACACCCTCGCCCAAGACGGCAGCTATACCAAAGCCGACGGCACTACCGCGCAAATGGGCGATTTGCTCCTTGCCGCAGACCATCTCCACAGCCGCTACGCCGATTCCGTTACCCTGACCGAAGAACAGGCGCGCTACGCCAATCTTCAGGGTATCGGCTGTTCGCCCGCATCGCTGATGCCGTCCGAATCCAAATCACGCCAAATCTTGAGCTTGGCGAAATCCGCATCGTTTGCGTCGACAATGCCGTCTGAATTGGTATCGAATTCGGCCAGCGCAGCAAAGCCGTTGGCAGCGGTGTTACCGTCTTTCAAAGCATAGCTGTCGCCGAACAGTTCGCCGCCGTTGTTGACCTTGCCGTCGCCGTTCAAATCGACGACGAGCAGGCCGTCGTCGGCGGAAACCCAGCCTGTTGACGTGCGGATGCCGTCTTTATCGTGGTCAAATAAAACGCCTGCGTAGCCTGAAGTGCCGACGGTTTCGATTCCGTCGCCGTCCAAATCCAAAGTGAGCGGGTCGTAAACGTGGTATTTGCCGTCACGGTTTTGGTCTGTCCACGGGGCAAAGCATTGTTTGCCGTCGTCGATGTACTATTCTTTTTCAGACGGCAGGTCGGGGAGTAGGTCGTCTTTGAGTTTATTGAACCAATCTTTCCATGTATTTGGATCTAATACCTTATTAATGTTATCGCCTAATTTAGGTAAAAACCAGTCTCGGAAATTTTCTAGATTTTTATCATAAAACCTGCTAATTTCTTCTGAAACGGCTTTAAGTAACTGGGGATTGCTGATAGCAAGATTTAAAGCAGTCGCACCTCCACCAGTAGCCCCTGCTACTCCCTCAACAGGGTTAACACCAGGTAGTGTCGATGATGCTACTTGAAGCATTCCTGCTAAACCAGAAACTACTCCTAAGCTTGTCGATGCCGCTTTATCAAATTGCCCCTGTTTCATATAGACATAAGTTGCAGCAAGCGAAGCGGATGCAGCTGCTCCGTTTAATTGGAATGCTATCCCTGTACTCATAGCTCCCATAGCATTTGCAGCACCTGATGGACTAGAGTTGGTAGCACTTGCTACTTCTGCGGCTGTTGTTGCAGCTAAAGAAATTGCTGCAATTGAAGAGTCTAACCCATCTAAAGAAGTACGTTCAGAACTTGGTTTATCTAGATTTTGCTTGATGGTGTTTGCATTGTTCAGAGCATCCGCATATGTCAAAATTGTTTGTGATTTGGAAGTCATATATATTCTTTCATTTGCCTACAGATAATTTAAAAGTTAAAAGCCAAAAAAGTGCAACTAGTAAAATGAATAATCCTTCAATAAGGAAGAGTTCTAAAAATCTTCTAAATTTTCTAATATATAAATTTTCTGACTTGTTATTTTTAGCTAATTTAGAATTAAATAATTTTAAAAATTTTGCGGTGGTGATTAGGATTGCAGAACCAGAATAGAAAAGGTAACTATTTAAAATTTCAAAATTTCTTTGATTTAAAAATATATTTGAGCCTCCTTTGTAAGATGTTATGCCTAGAAGAAAATAGAAAATTGGAAAAATTATCATTAATACAATAATAAGAAATTTCATTTTATGCCTTATTAATGATTTGTCAATAGAATAAACTATTATGAAACAATCTAATGGTTATTGAAACCACTATTGATGGCCAGCGATTAACAGCAAATTACTCATATGTGTACTAGTGCTGAGCATATTTACATATTTTCTTGTGTTTAATTAAATCATGACAATGGACTTTGTTATCATGAGTGGGGTTAATTTATGATACAAAGCTATAGCGGGTAACGAGCATATATAAAGTTGAGATATTTTGTTCGAATGCGAGTTTCTTTTTGATAAAATAAGACAAGCGGATTAAATTTTACCCAAACGGCAATTTAATTACTCTGACTACTTCAGTTAAATTAAGAAGGCCGTCTGAAAATTTCAGACGGTCTGAATAAATAAAAAACCCGCTTTGCAGCGGGTTTTTTCATTTGCCTGATCAAGCCTTGCGGGCGGGCAGTTTTTCTTTGATGCGGGCGGCTTTGCCGGTGAGGCCGCGCAGGTAGTAGAGTTTGGCACGACGCACATCGCCGCGGCGTTTGACTTCGATTTTTTCTACGGTCGGAGAGTAGAGTTGGAACGTACGCTCGACGCCTTCGCCGCTGGAGATTTTGCGCACGATGAAGTTGCTGTTCAGGCCGCGGTTGCGGCGGGCGATGACGACGCCTTCGTAGGCTTGCAGACGGCTGCGGGTGCCCTCGACGACACGGACGGAGACGACAACGGTGTCGCCCGGTGCGAATTCGGGGATTTCTTTATTCAAGCGGGCGATTTCTTCCTGCTCTAATTGCTGGATCAGATTCATGGTTTTTCCTAAATTATGATTGGATTTCCCGTTGCTCTTGTTTGATTTTTTCCAAGAGACGGGCTTCCTGTGGGATTAAACTGCGCTTTTCGAGTAAATCGGGTCTGCGCTCCAGTGTGCGCCGCAGCGATTGTTCCAACCGCCATTCGGCTATCAGGGCGTGGTTGCCGGAGCGTAATACTTCGGGCACGGCCATGCCTTGAAATTCTGTGGGTCTGGTGTAGTGGGGGCAGTCTAGGAGGCCGTCTGAAAACGAATCCTGTTCGGCCGACTGCATATCGCCCAATACGCCGGGAATAAGCCTCAACACGGTATCCATCAGCATCATGGCGGGAAGCTCGCCGCCGGAGACGACGAAATCGCCGATGCTGATTTCTTCATCTACGCTGCTTTGGATAAGACGCTCGTCTATTCCTTCGTAACGTCCGCACAGCAGGATCAGATTGGGTTCTGCGGCAAGTTCGGCTGCTTTCTGATGGGTCAGCGGGCTGCCTTGCGGGCTGAGGTAGATGACTTTGCTTGCGCCGTTGCAGGCTTTTCTGGCTTCCTCAACAGCTGCTTGCAGCGGGGGTGCCATCATAATCATGCCGGGGCCGCCGCCGAAAGGGCGGTCGTCGATGTAGCCGAGTTTGTTGTCGGCGAAACGGCGGGGATTGATGGCTTGAAACTGCCAGAGGTTTTGCTTTTTTGCGCGTCCGGTTACGCCGTATTCGGTAATG
Coding sequences within it:
- the trmD gene encoding tRNA (guanosine(37)-N1)-methyltransferase TrmD, whose translation is MFIQSITLFPEMFDSITEYGVTGRAKKQNLWQFQAINPRRFADNKLGYIDDRPFGGGPGMIMMAPPLQAAVEEARKACNGASKVIYLSPQGSPLTHQKAAELAAEPNLILLCGRYEGIDERLIQSSVDEEISIGDFVVSGGELPAMMLMDTVLRLIPGVLGDMQSAEQDSFSDGLLDCPHYTRPTEFQGMAVPEVLRSGNHALIAEWRLEQSLRRTLERRPDLLEKRSLIPQEARLLEKIKQEQREIQS
- the rplS gene encoding 50S ribosomal protein L19 — its product is MNLIQQLEQEEIARLNKEIPEFAPGDTVVVSVRVVEGTRSRLQAYEGVVIARRNRGLNSNFIVRKISSGEGVERTFQLYSPTVEKIEVKRRGDVRRAKLYYLRGLTGKAARIKEKLPARKA